The Terrirubrum flagellatum nucleotide sequence CGAAGCGATCGCAGCGCGGGCCGAAGGCGCAACCTGGCGGCGGCGCGGCGAGATCCGGCGGCGAACCAGGAATCGCCTTCAGCCGATCGCCTTTCGCGTGCGCGCTCTCGGCGCGGGAAGACAGAAGTCCACGCGTGTAGGGATGCGCAGGATTTCGAATGACTGAGGCGCAAGAACCGCTTTCCACGATGCGGCCGGTGTACATCACGGCGATCCTGTCCGCGATCTCAACTGCAACACCGATGTCGTGAGTGACGAACACGATCGCGAGGCCGAATTCGCGCTGTAGCTCACGCAGCAGGAGCAGCACCTGAATCTGAACGGTAGCGTCGAGCGCCGTGGTCGGCTCATCGGCAAGGAGCACTTTCGGCCGGCAGGCCAGAGCCAAAGCGATCATCGCCCGCTGACGCATGCCGCCAGACATTTCGTGCGGATAATTGTCGAGCCGCCGCTCGGGCGAGGGAATCCGCACGCGCTCAAACAGTTCAAGACCGCGCTTGCGGCCTTCGGCGAATGAACATCCTTCGTGACGCTTCACCGCCTCGGCAATCTGATCGCCGACTTTGTACACGGGATCGAAGGCGAGGCCGGGATCCTGAAAGATCATCGACACGGTGCGGCCACGATACGCCGCGAGCTCCGCCTTGGACATCGCCAGCACATTCCGCCCGTCGACCGTGATGTCGCCGCCGATTACCGCAGATTTAGGATGCAGGCGCATGAGCGCGCGCAAGGTGACGCTCTTGCCTGATCCGGACTCGCCAAGAAGCGCAAGCGTTTCGCCGGGACGGAGTGACAGGTCGACGCCAAGCACAGCGCGAACACGCTTGCGGCCCGCGGCGAAATCGACCGTCAGGTCTTTTGCTTCAACGATCGGAGGCGCAGTGGTCATGCTGCGGCAAGCCTGGGATGGCCCGAAGCGGGATTGGCGAGATGGCAGGCCGCGAGATGCGCGCGCCCGACATCGGACAAGGCCGGCTCGGCATGGCTGCAGAGCGTCGAGACCATCTTGCAACGCGGGTGAAAGCGGCAGCCCCCGGGAGGGTCGATCGGATTTGGCGGGTCGCCGGAAAGCGGCGCTTCCTCAGTGCGCTTGTCCGGATCCATCGACGGGACTGATGACAAGAGCGCTGCAGTGTAGGGATGGCGCGGTTTCTCGAAGATAGCTTCGCTTGCTCCAATCTCAGCGACCTTGCCGAGATACATGACCATGATGCGATCCGACATGAAGCGCACGACGTTGAGGTCATGGGTGATGAACATATAGGTGAGACCGAAGTCGCGCTTCAAATCGAGCAGGAGATTCAACACTTGCGCCTCGACCGATTTGTCGAGCGCCGACACCGCCTCATCGAGGATGAGAAGACGTGGTTCGAGCGACAGGGCTCGCGCGATATTTACGCGCTGCCTCTGGCCGCCTGATATCTCATGCGGATAACGGCCAGCGAAGCGCTTTGGTTCAAGCCCAACACGGTGCAAGAGATCATGCGCTTTCGAGATGGCCGCCGCCGCCGACGCGCCATGCACACGCGGCCCAAAGGCTACCGTGTCTTCGACAGTGAGCCTTGGGTTGAGCGAGGCGTAGCTGTCCTGAAAGACCATCTGCGCCTGCCGTCGGAAGCTCCTGACATCGAGCGCTGACGATCCGACCGCTTCGCCGTCAAAGAGAATCTCGCCCTGATCCGGCTTGATAATCTGCATGACCAGTCTGGCGGTGGTCGACTTCCCGCAACCGGACTCGCCGACCACGCCAAGCGTCTCGCCCTTCAGGATCGAGAAATCGACGCCGTCGACCGCGCGCACCACGTTGCTTGGTTGACCGAACCAGGAGCGCTTGCCGCCAAAGTGCTTGACCATGCCACGCACGTCGAGCAGCGCCGTTCCCCGGCCGCCGCGATCACGCGATTCATCCATTGCAACTGGATCGGCGGGCGTCATTGCCGCACCTCCATCGCCGAGCGCAGCCCATCGGAGAACAGGTTGAAAGAGATGGAGGTCAAAAAGATCATGACGCCCGGCAGCGCGGCCACGAGCGGCTGCGAATAGATCGCAGTGCGCAACGTGTTCAGCATCAGGCCCCATTCCGGCTCCGGCGGCTTCACGCCGAGGCCGAGAAACGAGAGACCCGACGACAGGATCATCGAGACGCTGATCAGGCTGGTGGCGTAGACGAAGATCGGGCCGAGCACATTGCCGAGCACATGCACGCGCACCACTGTAAATGCATTCGCGCCGGAAATGCGGGCCGCCTCCACGAAATCCCGATTGCGCGTCTGAGTGGTCACCGCTTCGGCGATGCGCGCGATCTGCGGGATGAACACGACGGTCAGAGATACGATCGAATTGAGGATTCCCGCGCCAAGCGCGCCCGACAGCGCGATCGCCAGCAGCACGGAGGGAAAAGCGAAGAAGACGTCGATGACGCGCATCACGGCGGTGTTCACCCAACCGCCGATATAGGCGGCGAAGACGCCGATCGCCGATCCGATTCCAAAAGCGAGAATAACCGGCGTCACGCCCATGAACAGAGAGAGCCGGCCGCCATAGATCAGACGACTCAGCATGTCGCGACCAAGCTCATCGGAGCCAAGCGGATAGCCCTGAAAGCCGATCGGGCGAAGCCTGCGCACCATCGACCCGCGGAACGGATCGGCCGGCGCGAGATACGGCGCAAAGACTGCGGCCAGCGTGATCAGAAGGATAACAACAAGCGCGCCCATCGCGACGGGGTCGCGCACAAGACGCGCGCCAACGCTCGCCCAATAGCTTTGGCTTTTCGCCAGTGGAATCGCGGCGGCGTCTATTGCGCTCATCGCTCAACCTCGCTGGATGCGCGGATCGAGCATCGTCTGCAGGATGTCGACGATGAGGTTGAGCGTCACGAAGAACATGGCGAGCACGAGGATAGTCCCCTGTAACAGCGGCAGGTCGCGCTGGAAGATCGCGGTGTTCAACAGAAATCCCGTGCCGGGCCAGGCAAAAACAGTTTCGATCAGAATCGATCCGCCAAGCAGATAGCCGAGTTGCAGTCCCATCACCGCGAGCGCGGTCGGAGCGGCGTTGCGAACGACATGCTTGAACACCGCCCACTCGCCCATGCCTTTGGCGCGCAACGCCTGCACGAAATCCTGACTGAGAATATCAGCAACGAGCGCGCGCAGCGTGCGCGCGATAATGCCCATCGGGATCGCCGACATCGTGATCGCCGGGAGGATGATATAGCGAAGATGCTCGAAGTCCGGCCGCCAGTTCGTAGAACCGCCGGGGCCAGCGCCTGTCGATGGGAGCCACCCCAAAGTCGCCGAGAACACGATGACCAGGACCATGCCGAGCCAGTAGTGGGGAACGCTGACTCCGAGAATCGAGGCGATCGAGGCCGCCCGGTCGAGCGCGCTGTTGCGGAAATATCCCGCGACAAAACCGAAGAAGGCGCCGAAGCCGAAGCCGATCAAGGTGGCAATCGAAGCGAGGATCAGCGAGTTGCCGACTGCGCGCCCGACTTCTGAGATCACGGGCCTGCCGCTGGCGATCGAAGCGCCGAGGTCGCCGTGCAGAACCTTCCACAGCCAGATGCCATATTGCACGGGCAGCGGCTTATCGAAGCCGTAAGCCGCGCGCATTTCCGCCTGTTGTTGCGCTGTCGCATCGATGGGCATGATCGAAGTCAGCGGATCGCCCGGCGCGAGATGCACAAGAAGAAAGCAGACAACGCTCACGCCGAGCGCGACCGGCGTGACATAGACGAGCCGCTTCAACGCATAGATAAACAAGCACGCACTCCCGCTGGCTGGCGACGGAGCCGCGGGCGCGGCTCCGTCATCAAGCCTACTTGTCCATGGTGATCGGCGAGAAATCCTGGAACCAGTTCTGAGCCTGCACGAAGCCTTTCACCTTCGGGCTCATGGCGCGCGCATTGACGTCGTGCGTCACCATCAGGAATAGCGCGTCATTCACATACTTCTCGTGAATCTTCTGCAGCGTCGCGGTCTGCTCCTTGGGATCAAACGTGTTGCGGACCTGATCGAACAGCTTGTCCATCTCGGGATCGCAATAGAGGCCCCAGTTGGTGCCGGCAGGCGGCGCGAGATTGCACTGGAGATGACGAATGAAGCCGGTGAAGGGGTCCTGGATGAAGTAGGAGTAGTTCATCGCCGCGCCGCCGCGCGAACTCGGATCCTTCGCGCCTGCTCGCCAGATGTTGATGAGCTGATTCCACTCGACAACCTCAAAGTCGACCTTGATCCCGACTTCCGCGAGATTCTGCTGGATCAGTTCGTTCATCGGCAGCGGCAACATCTGTCCCGAGCCGGACGGGGAGATGAGCACCTTGGTCACGAGAGGCTTTTCAGGCGTAAAGCCAGCCTCTTTCAGCAGCTTCCTGGCTTCCTCGGGCTTGTATTCGACCTTGAAGGTCGGCTTTCCGAACCACTGATGGCCGGGCGGAAAGAAGCCTTCGGCCGGAATCATCAACCCCTGCAGCAGTTCCTGCATACCGGCGCGATCGACCGCCAGATTCGCCGCCTTGCGAACGCGAATGTCGTTCCAGGGAGAGCCTTCGGCGCGAGAGAGATGCCAGGTCCAGTTATGCGGATAGGCGTTGGTGACAATCTTGAAGCCCGCGCCCGTCAGCGACTTCACCGCGTCAGGAGACGGGGCTTCGATCCAGTCGACCTGCCCTGAGCGCAGCGCCGCCACGCGCGCATTAGGCTCCGGCAGAGGGATGAGAATGAGCTTTTCGAGCTTCGGCACTCGCGCCTTGTCCCAGTAGGCTGGATTGGGAATGAGTTCCGCGCGCTCGCGCGGAACGAAGCTCGCAAGCTTCCAGGCGCCTGTTCCCGACGGCGCCTTGGCGACTGCGTCCCAGCTCTTGCCGAGCTTTTCCCAGTTCGCCGGCGAGGACATCAATATCCACGCAACCTGATAAGGCAGCGTCGCGTCAGGCGTCTTGGTGGTGATTTCGAGCGTCAGAGGGTCAATCGCGCGATATCCGGCGACCGCAGGGATGCGTGACTTCCCCTGCGCCGACTGACGCTGATCGAACTGCGGACTCTCGTTCTTGAGAAGCTTGTCGAAATTCCAGACGACGGATTCCGCCGTGAACGTGGAACCATCGTGGAACTTCACGTCGGGACGCAGCTTGAAAATCCATTTGGTTTTGGTCGTATCGGCCGGATCGAGGGCCCAGCTCAACGCCAAACCTGGCGTCAGGTCAGAGGGCTTTGTCGCGCTGGATAAGTCCCAATTGATTAGCGCGTCATAGACCGTATAGCCCATGAAGCGCTGCCCCTCGCCGCCATTGTCAGTCTGCCCGGTCGTCAAAGGGATGTCAGAAGCGGTCATTCCGATGCGCAGCGTTCCCTGCGCAAACGCCGTGGCTGCGGTCAGAGGCAGCAGGCACGCCACGGCAAAAACGAGCTTACGCATCTTTATCCCCGGAAAATCCATTATGTAGGGAACGCAAACTTCGTGCCACTTGCAGGCGTCGTTGGTCCGACCATGCGTCGGCTTCATTCCACGACCAGCGCAGAACGCACACCGCAGCAAACGAAATTGCGGCGCGGATAACGCTACGGCCCATGTCAGGCCGCAGTGCGGCTGCGGCGTCGGCTGCGAGACCGGGAGCCTTGAGCGACGTGAAGTGATCCCAATCGCCTCTTCTGCCCTTCAATGCAGCAGGCCCAGGCGCCAAGGCTGCGAGCAAGAGCAATTGAGTCGCGATGTCCGGCGCGGAGTAGCGTGTGACCAAAAGCACCACGCCTGCTGTGGCGAGATGTGCTTGGCCCACCTCTGCACGCTTGGCAGGGGGATGCCTGCTCTGGG carries:
- a CDS encoding ABC transporter permease, translating into MFIYALKRLVYVTPVALGVSVVCFLLVHLAPGDPLTSIMPIDATAQQQAEMRAAYGFDKPLPVQYGIWLWKVLHGDLGASIASGRPVISEVGRAVGNSLILASIATLIGFGFGAFFGFVAGYFRNSALDRAASIASILGVSVPHYWLGMVLVIVFSATLGWLPSTGAGPGGSTNWRPDFEHLRYIILPAITMSAIPMGIIARTLRALVADILSQDFVQALRAKGMGEWAVFKHVVRNAAPTALAVMGLQLGYLLGGSILIETVFAWPGTGFLLNTAIFQRDLPLLQGTILVLAMFFVTLNLIVDILQTMLDPRIQRG
- a CDS encoding ABC transporter permease translates to MSAIDAAAIPLAKSQSYWASVGARLVRDPVAMGALVVILLITLAAVFAPYLAPADPFRGSMVRRLRPIGFQGYPLGSDELGRDMLSRLIYGGRLSLFMGVTPVILAFGIGSAIGVFAAYIGGWVNTAVMRVIDVFFAFPSVLLAIALSGALGAGILNSIVSLTVVFIPQIARIAEAVTTQTRNRDFVEAARISGANAFTVVRVHVLGNVLGPIFVYATSLISVSMILSSGLSFLGLGVKPPEPEWGLMLNTLRTAIYSQPLVAALPGVMIFLTSISFNLFSDGLRSAMEVRQ
- a CDS encoding ABC transporter substrate-binding protein gives rise to the protein MRKLVFAVACLLPLTAATAFAQGTLRIGMTASDIPLTTGQTDNGGEGQRFMGYTVYDALINWDLSSATKPSDLTPGLALSWALDPADTTKTKWIFKLRPDVKFHDGSTFTAESVVWNFDKLLKNESPQFDQRQSAQGKSRIPAVAGYRAIDPLTLEITTKTPDATLPYQVAWILMSSPANWEKLGKSWDAVAKAPSGTGAWKLASFVPRERAELIPNPAYWDKARVPKLEKLILIPLPEPNARVAALRSGQVDWIEAPSPDAVKSLTGAGFKIVTNAYPHNWTWHLSRAEGSPWNDIRVRKAANLAVDRAGMQELLQGLMIPAEGFFPPGHQWFGKPTFKVEYKPEEARKLLKEAGFTPEKPLVTKVLISPSGSGQMLPLPMNELIQQNLAEVGIKVDFEVVEWNQLINIWRAGAKDPSSRGGAAMNYSYFIQDPFTGFIRHLQCNLAPPAGTNWGLYCDPEMDKLFDQVRNTFDPKEQTATLQKIHEKYVNDALFLMVTHDVNARAMSPKVKGFVQAQNWFQDFSPITMDK
- a CDS encoding ABC transporter ATP-binding protein, which gives rise to MTTAPPIVEAKDLTVDFAAGRKRVRAVLGVDLSLRPGETLALLGESGSGKSVTLRALMRLHPKSAVIGGDITVDGRNVLAMSKAELAAYRGRTVSMIFQDPGLAFDPVYKVGDQIAEAVKRHEGCSFAEGRKRGLELFERVRIPSPERRLDNYPHEMSGGMRQRAMIALALACRPKVLLADEPTTALDATVQIQVLLLLRELQREFGLAIVFVTHDIGVAVEIADRIAVMYTGRIVESGSCASVIRNPAHPYTRGLLSSRAESAHAKGDRLKAIPGSPPDLAAPPPGCAFGPRCDRFVDECGAATPLSVKVGDRHEARCVRLESIFDGPRTLEVT
- a CDS encoding ABC transporter ATP-binding protein; this encodes MTPADPVAMDESRDRGGRGTALLDVRGMVKHFGGKRSWFGQPSNVVRAVDGVDFSILKGETLGVVGESGCGKSTTARLVMQIIKPDQGEILFDGEAVGSSALDVRSFRRQAQMVFQDSYASLNPRLTVEDTVAFGPRVHGASAAAAISKAHDLLHRVGLEPKRFAGRYPHEISGGQRQRVNIARALSLEPRLLILDEAVSALDKSVEAQVLNLLLDLKRDFGLTYMFITHDLNVVRFMSDRIMVMYLGKVAEIGASEAIFEKPRHPYTAALLSSVPSMDPDKRTEEAPLSGDPPNPIDPPGGCRFHPRCKMVSTLCSHAEPALSDVGRAHLAACHLANPASGHPRLAAA